The nucleotide sequence GGTACTTGCCTTTCCTTGTATAATTAGGAGAGCTTTTATCTCTTCCAAGGAGATAgcaaccctaaccctaaatttgAGCTGGTAGTTTTGATCCCCTAACAAAGATGAGAAGGGGTCACCACAAAACAATTAACTTCTTTAATTGTTTGAAAGGGGTGGCTACTACCTCCACATGGGTGCTAGCCCGGTTTCCTTGATGGAACCAATCATGTTGTCCTCATTGCCATGATGCTGTTTATCCTGTGACCAATCACATTATCTTCCCCACCTACCCAATGCTGTACTTCCCAAAACTATATGAAGGCTGGTGAGTCCTACCTCAGGATCTTTGGTTATGAGAGGCCATAGACCCAATTTATTGGTTACTATTAACTTAATAAAATGGTCATGTTCGGAGTCTTGTCTCTCAGtttacctttatttccaaatgtaACAAGGGTATTGGGAGACATTGAGGTGAGAGGGAAAAGAGTAGTTTTGTGATATTCCTTAAGTTGGGGGACCTTTGGGAGACGGAGAAATCTTGTGACTTCTCTAAAATCCAAAATGTGACTTTGCAAACAGCTGAAACTTTAGCTTCACAAAATGGTGGGTAAGGACAAAAATGGAGTCAcgaatgctatttttttttaatgtaacagGTACCAGCTCTAAGTTCTCTGACTtaatgttgttgtttatccttcatttttgaagagacaTCTTGACTTATtcgtgaattagatttaagtgaggcagaattgcacaaagtcatcagcctcactgttccactcatccaagtccagtggcaaaacaaaagtctggacgactggcgatggcccaggatgacaTTGGCATCTTTGACGTCTGACCAAACTGAGtgctccacagcgcctgcttcaggCACTTTCATGGCCATtcgaacaaattgttctcatctacccattctgccagggaaagtcttcccatgcttgggcTAAACATCCCCTAACTCATCGACAAAtttgaggtctgtcagttaccctcaacctggtttagcctgtcagCTGAGACTGTTTACCCAGGGTGTGCCCACTGCTCATGCTACAGACTCTTGGAgcccacaggtgagagctgggtgacaagTAGACACCagaggtgaatgagcagccctgaagagTGGTTAGTAAGCCCTCCCACCACAGGTGCTCATCCCcatgaacaccccatacaccagTGACCCAATGAAAaagtcatagaatgtcagagccgcAGGGGACCTAGTCCCAACCCTTTCCACTCATTTGTGATGTTCCATCTCTGGTCTCTGCCCCTCATTGCCTGCTCATTGCTTATCCCGAGCTCCTAGAACCCCACTTCCTTCGAGATGTCACTCAAGCAACAGCTCCTTCGACATGAAACAtttcctgatctccctggctACTAGTGGGGTCCCTCCTTAAATAAACTACCGTGCATGGTTGTATAGATTCTATATgaacttacatatgtatatgtggtcACCCCAGTAGACtgcaagttccctgagggcaggggctattttatttttctcttagcATGCCCATTTCTTGGCTAAGTAATCAGAATAGTCAGCATTCACATAGCATttggaggtttgcaaagtgccttaccaatattatctcatttgatcatcatcatatcaactctgggaggtaggtattcctcccattttacaggtgaggaaactgaggcaaacaaaaattgaagtgacttacccacgtttgcactcaggtcttcctgactccaggcctagccactctaacttaataaatgcttgttgatggcttGATTACTGTGAGCAAAGTGTTCTGGAAACCTTATagaggagctattattattatcttacaCAAGAGGAAACTAGCTAGACTAGAGGAAGAGCTGGGACTCCGGAAAGCTGGAACACCAGGTCAGCGTCTTCCGTGTGTCCCcagggagaaatgaaaatcaggacgtggagagaggcagagagaaaagaggagccCGAAGAAACTCGGAGAGGCGGCCAACTAGACAACAGGCAGTCCACACTCACTAGTCGTGCTACTACGGACAGGGCACTcttgcagcctcagtttccctagctgtaaagtagggataataaacCTCACAGCTCCTACCTCACCTGGGTGTTAGGAGGCTCTAATGCGATAACGCATGTAatgccctttgcaaaccttaaaacccgGCACAAATGCCGGACGTCTCATCCTCTTCATCCTCATCGTCCTCTTCATTACAGCTTCCTTGGGGGGAAGGTGGGCATGCTTCTCAGGGTGGCTGTTTTTGTTGGCAGGTCGGCACCTTCTTCGCTACCTACTGTCTGGGGGCactaaggggttaagtgatttgtcctcgCCAGTATAGGTCAGAGGTCGGACTTGACCCGGGTCTTCTGAGGTCCATAGTCAGCCCTATGGCCAGCGTTAAGGTTCTGACTACAGGTCTAGAGGACTCAAAAAATCTTTGCATATGGTCCATTTGCATAAGTTATGCAAAGAAGCGTAATTCCTACTTATTTGCAGGAAAGCCGCTTTTTCCCGCGACCTCTAAGATCGGGGCGGGGCCAGAGCTACTCTGCTACTCTGGGGAGGGAGTGAGCGTGGGGGAGGCGGGGCTTACCCCCAGAGCTCCCCGCCTTTTTTCTGGGGCAAAGCCACTCTGCTACCTCAACCCGCCTACCTAATCCGGATGCTTAGCTACTATTGGCTACACCCACCCTCCATCTTCTTCGGTCGGCGCCGATTGGATGTTAGtttcttctccacccccccccccccccccccgcggtCGCTCCTGCGCATTTCCGGGCGTTGGGAACGTGGAGCGGACGTGGGGTTGCCGCCATTGCGTTTTCGTAGAAACGGCACAGTGATTGCTAGGTGCTGTGGGGTAAGCAAAGGGGAATAAAGGACTGATGGCGCGTGGAGGGGTCCGGGAGACTGGCCAGGGCAGGGGCGCGCGGGAGCGGGACGCTTTGCACCAAGTggtgaagaagaaagggaggggtcGGGGAGGAGGCCGATGCTGGGGAAGGTGGCCGCAGTGTTGAGGGAGGGGGCGCGCACGCGCAGTGAGGATGGAGGGAGCGCGCTGGGCTTTGCATCGGGGAGGGGATGCGCAGTGGGCATGCGCAATGAAGCgcggtgggggtggggcttgAGTAAGGCAAGAAGGGGGCGCCGGGGTGAGAAGGGTGTGTAGAATGGGGAGCATGTGCAGTGGGAGGGAGCATATGGCGTCGAGGGCCTCTCGGTGAAGGGGGTAGGGCTTGGGGAGCAGGGTCACGGTGAGGTGGTGTCTGGGGGATAAGGTAGTAGGGCAAGCTCCCGTTAGTGCTAGAGgcctgtgtgcctggcactgaggACACATACAAAGTAAAGCAgcccctgccctggaggagcttacagtctatgtGGGACTTAGAGTGCACATCGAGGTGTAGGCGGAACTGACGCGAGGCCCGTGATGGAGGGAGGGTAAAAGGACTGGTAGGGAGGCTGGGAGGCAGCGATGGGGGGCGGGCAGTAAGGGACAAACGAAAGTGTTTGCTGAGGGGGCGCCTGGGGAGGGGGATCGAGCTAGGGAAGCACCCAGGGCGGGTGTACACAGCCAAGTGGGCAGAGTCAGGGGTCTTGGTATGTTGGGCACAGGAGTGAGAGGAGGGGGTTGAGGCTAGGTTACAGGATGAGCTGGGAGAAGACAAGAGGGCTGCATTTATTTTAATATGCGTATATAGACCTAGGAGATGGACTGGGGAAAGGGCCTAGAGGGATTCCAGATTGCCCTTACCCTTCTTTTTGGTCTTTTGTAGAGACTTTACTGAGTTCTGTTACTGTCCCCCAGGTTCTCCGGACATGGCCGGGGTGTTTCCCTACAGAGGGCCAGGTACCCCTGTGCCTGGCCCTCTGGCGCCACTGCCGGACTACATGTCAGAGGAGAAGCTTCAGGAAAAAGGTGAGGGGtctgggaggctgaggctggaaaGTGGGGTGCTGCTTGGATCACTGCCATCTGTAGGTCCCCTGGGCAGGCTCTGTCTGTAGTCCCTGAGAGTTCAAGTTCTGGTTTGTTGCTCTCATCTTTGTGAAAGATGACCCATCCGGAAAGCATTTCGGGGAAGGAACCTTGGGACTGAGGATATTCGCGTGGGGTAGATGGTGACCCAAGCTGGTTTTTCTCTCCAGCCCGAAAATGGCAGCAGTTGCAGGCGAAGCGCTATGCAGAGAAGCGGAAATTTGGATTTGTAGATGCCCAGAAGGAAGACATGCCCCCGGAGCATGTCCGGAAGATCATTCGTGACCATGGGGACATGACCAACCGGAAGTTCCGTCACGACAAGCGCGTCTACTTGGGGTGAGGAGATCCGGGGATTAGGAGATGTGGAGAAAGTAGAGAGGTGGTTATGCCCTGGGAGTCCCAAGCAGCTGCCAGTTGGGGCTTGGTTAGACCATTGTCCTCATGAAACTGTGATTGTATCCCCGGGCTGTTTGGTATTTTTACTTCTggtcatgattgctacctttCTGACTGTAGGTTGGAGCCCTGGACCTCTGTGAGTAGTACCATTCTTGGGGGGgccagggcagttggggttaagtgacttgcccaaggtcacacagctagtacatgtgtcaggtgtctgaggccagatttgagctccggtcctcctgactccaggccggtgctctatgcactgcgccacctagctgccccagtagtaCCATTGTTAATGCCCATTTGAGGGAGGGAGCTCCAGGATTGTGTGACCAAAGACCAAAATTGATATTCTGCAGTTGCATCATTGCATGGATTTTTCCTGTCACTTTAGGCCCAGAGATCTGCTCTATTCTAGCGTATTTGAAACTATGAATTCTTTTGAGGTATCCAGAACATAGAAGTAGTAAAGTTGGTTGCCTAAAGATCCCTGGTCCTTTTTACTTCCTCCCCATCTGAACTGTTGGAGGCTGCATGAGTGGAGTGACCAAAACTTCAACAAATCACTGCCTCCAGTGAGAAACAGAGGAACTGACCACATGGTCACCTGGCCTAGAACTGAGCCATGGGAGTTTTGGAGTTGCCAGGGCAATTGATTGCTGGAAGAATATGAGTCATGTGGAACAGTGTATGTAGTGTATGCAATAGGGAACAGACATCATGGGAGTACTGATTGTCACCCTCTCGTTACCTGATGCACAGTGCCCTGAAGTATATGCCTCATGCGGTCCTCAAGCTCTTGGAAAACATGCCCATGCCCTGGGAACAGATTCGGGATGTACCTGTTCTGTACCACATCACTGGAGCGATTTCCTTTGTCAATGAGATTCCTTGGGTCATTGAGCCTGTCTACATCTCTCAGTGGGGGTAAGAAGGACTGGGGATGTTTGGGTTCTAGAGGTTGTCTCTGTTCTATCTGGGGTTCTGATTGTGCCATGGCTCACCCCAGGTCCATGTGGATCATGATGCGTCGAGAGAAGAGGGACAGGCGGCACTTCAAGCGCATGCGTTTTCCCCCATTTGATGATGAGGAGCCACCCCTTGACTATGCTGACAACATCCTAGATGTGGAGCCTTTGGAGGCCATTCAGCTGGAACTGGACCCTGAAGAGGATGCCCCTGTGCTGGACTGGTTTTATGACCACCAGCCTCTAAGGGACAGCAGGAAGTGAGTGCCCACAGCCTTAGATCTCTGGGCCACGCTCAGCCGGCTGGAGCTGTTGGTCCTTTTTGGGTCTGTTGAAGGGAGATTGAAGTCCTGGCTTTAGGAGTAATTGCTATGGCCCGGGTAGCTGCTGTTGGTTTCCCACCTTTGGCCCCCTTGTTCCCAGGTATGTGAATGGCTCTACTTACCAGCGCTGGCAGTTCACATTGCCTATGATGTCTACTCTCTACCGCTTGGCCAATCAGCTCCTCACTGACCTTGTGGATGACAACTACTTCTATCTGTTTGACCTGAAGGCCTTTTTCACCTCAAAAGCACTTAACATGGCCATCCCAGGGGGCCCGAAGTTTGAACCGCTGGTCCGAGACATCAATCTTCAGTAAGTATGCTTAGAAAGAAGGTCTCGCAGGGTCCCCTGTTCTCTGGCAGTTCTGGCACATTAAACACAGTCCATGTCAATGCCCCGCTTGCAGCCGGCCCCACCACGTAGTTGGATTTACTCAAGCTTGCTTTCTCCCTGCCTAGGGATGAAGACTGGAATGAATTTAATGACATCAACAAGATCATCATCAGGCAGCCTATCAGGACTGAATATAAAATTGCATTTCCGTACTTGTACAACAACCTTCCGCACCACGTCCACCTCACCTGGTAAAGAGACCAGAACCGagaccagggaggggaaggagctgGGAAATGGGCTGGGCTGAGGCGGTGGCAGGGCGCACAGAACAGGGATTGGATCTGCTGCTCATGAGGCTCTGACTGGCTCCTTTGTTTCAGGTACCACACTCCCAATGTTGTGTTCATCAAAACAGAGGACCCTGATCTCCCAGCCTTCTACTTCGATCCTCTGATCAACCCCATCTCCCACAGACATTCTGTCAAGGTGAGGCAGAATGGGTGAGCTCAAGGCTTCATCTGTGAATGCCTGCCTGTTCCTAGCTGGGTATTGACTCAAGACAAAAGACTCAGGGGTGACACACTTCTGATCCTCTTCATGAAGACAGATTGAAGTCTCAGTAATTGGTTGAAATCACTGTTTTGCTATTATCCTTGATTTCTGTACTGGGCTCTGTCTCCCCTTTTGGGTAGTAATGGCTTTTCCCTTGTTAGATTCTCTTTTTCTTGGGCCTTACTGGGTTtgaatttctgtccttccatTTTGTTCTTAGTCGGAATAGAGCTTTTTACTGTGTTACATTTTGCTAACCCAGCAAGGAAGGGGATTGTTTTGGATGGCTGTGATTGCTTCCTGTGGAGTTCAGGCTCTGTTGGCCTAGATCCATTTAGCATGTGAGCACCCTGGCTCCTCCACTGGTAGGCCTGACCTTTGTAGTTCAAAAGCCTGCCAGCCGAATCTGTATCTAAAGCAGCAAGGACTAAGCTCCTTGGTATTCTCCTTTTTTAGAGTCAAGAACCTTTACCAGATGATGATGAGGAATTTGAGCTGCCTGAGTTTGTGGAACCCTTCCTCAAGGATACACCCCTTTACACAGACAACACGGCCAATGGCATTGCCCTTTTGTGGGCACCAAGGCCCTTCAACCTTCGCTCTGGTCGCACCCGGCGTGCCCTGGACATACCTCTGGTTAAAAACTGGTAAAGCTTCCTCTTCTTTGGACTGTAGTGGGTGGGGCTTCAAGTAGGTGGCAGTGTGTGTTAAGGGGTATCTACCAAGTCCTGCCATGTCTCTGTCCCTACCAGGTATCGGGAGCATTGCCCTGCTGGGCAGCCTGTGAAGGTAAGGGTCTCCTACCAAAAGCTACTCAAATATTACGTGCTGAATGCCCTCAAGCACCGGCCCCCCAAGGCCcagaagaagaggtaaggagcaTTAGCAGTCACTTTTCCCCTTCTGCTGCTGACcccaccgccccccacccccaccccagcagccctagaacaaaaggaaaatttgtttctcttctctctttcaggtATCTCTTCAGATCCTTTAAAGCCACCAAGTTCTTCCAATCCACCAAGCTGGACTGGGTGGAGGTGGGGCTGCAGGTCTGCCGCCAGGGCTACAACATGCTCAACCTCCTCATCCACCGGAAGAATCTCAACTACTTGCACCTTGACTACAACTTCAACCTGAAGCCTGTCAAGACTCTCACCACCAAGGTGCCCGGGCTGGCCTGCACCAGGGGGAGTGCCGGGAGGGATGCTGGCTCCGGTGGGGCCTGGGGTTGTCTGCTTCCTGACTCTGGCTTGCCTTCTGCTCCTGGTGTCTCCCTTAGGAACGGAAGAAATCCCGTTTTGGAAACGCCTTCCACTTGTGTCGGGAGGTGCTACGGCTGACCAAGCTTGTGGTGGACAGCCACGTTCAGTACCGCCTTGGCAATGTGGATGCCTTCCAGGTGAGGCTAGGGGCTGACCCCCAGCGGGGAGGGGGTTTGGCCTGCAGTGGGGGGTGCTGGCCCAAGCCCAGGGTCTGATGGAGGTGATGCTCTTCTAGCTAGCAGATGGGCTGCAGTATATATTTGCCCATGTGGGACAACTGACAGGAATGTACCGCTACAAATACAAGCTGATGCGGCAGATCCGGATGTGCAAGGACCTGAAGCACCTTATCTACTATCGCTTCAACACGGTAAGGGTACCTCTCCTGCCCTTGGCCTTTCAATGGGGCTCTGCTTGGGGAACCTCTGGGTGAGACCCGGTAGTGGGTCCAAGAGAAACTAGCTGGGCTTCCATGTCTGCTCTGCCTTTGCTCTGGAGCCCCCTCCCCATGGGAGGCAACAGATGGCTGACCTGGGGGTTTTGTTGGCATTCTAGGGTCCCGTGGGGAAGGGCCCAGGCTGTGGTTTCTGGGCTGCTGGTTGGCGAGTCTGGTTGTTTTTCATGCGTGGCATCACCCCTCTTTTGGAACGGTGGCTGGGCAACCTCCTGGCCCGGCAGTTTGAAGGTGAGTAACTTCTTAGCACCCAGCTTCTACTCCATTATCCTCCAGCATGGGTACTAGAGTGGTCGTCATATTGATACTTTTCTACCCTCCATCTTCTCTGGGGTGAACGTGATCCCCTTCCTTGGATTGTGATGTTGCAAATGCAGAGAACACTACTGGGGTCATCCCTCCCCAGTCAGATCTTCAGCCTTGGGTGACTCAGGCTTCTCTCTgaagagatgtgggctagatggTAATAGAGTTATTAGGAGCCAGATGAATTACTGGACTGCAGAGTGATCATAAATGGGTTTGTGTCACCTTGTAGGAAGGTTTCTAGGGGATGCCCCTGAGCGTCCTTTATCGGTTGGTCTTGTGCAGGTCCACCTTTTCACGAGTAACTTAGGTAAAAGTGTGCACCTGTCAGGTGGGCAAACACCGAGCTGCCGGGAAGGACAGCTGATGGAGAAGACAAAGTTAAGTTCCACAAAGATTTAAGAGGCTAGAGAAGTCACACGTAACCATTTGTCCAGGTGGAGGGGGCTGGTGGTCTGGCTAGAGAAGAACCTGGCTGCCCGTTTGGGGCAGCAGTGTTTGATTCTGAGTGGCGAGTTTTATGAAGGATATTGACTAGCTAGGATGGTCAAGGAGAGGGTCTTTGATCAAAATTGTATTTAATCCTGCAAAAGAGGAGGTTCATCAGGGCCATGTTAGCTGCCTTCACTGTGAAAGAGGGGTCAGATTTATTCTGCACAGCCTGAGAGGACAGCGCGAGGAGCAGTGGGTAGAGGAGGAGATGTAGAGTTGCTGTTTTTAGGAAATAACAAAAATCTCCTGACAGATGCAgccacagaaaatgaaatgtggCACCCCAGGAAGTTGGGGCTTCCCCCCACATCTCCAGGCAGAGTTGAGCTGGCTGGTTGTTGGGGCTTTTGTAGGGTGGttctttttgggggtgggggggaatggaaTGGATCTGCTTTCAGGGCATTGCTCCCCTGTGAGACAAGGAATTACTGTTGGATAGTCATCTAAAGCAAGAAATCAAATCTTGCATCAAACACAGAACATTTAATAAAGTGAAAACAAACATGAACAGACATACAAAAAAATACATTTGCTCTGTGCTCCTTTTCACATAGATCTGAACTTAAGAATGGAATTTCCTTAGAGGTTCAGTGCTGGCCCCTGGTAAATAACTACTGATTTGACACCACTATGAAGAGTGGAGGCTTATTTTCTGTTTCGTCCCAGGAGCTGTGGGGATGTAGATCCCGCAGATGTAGATTCCTCACGATGTATTTTTACTCTCCTTCTTGGGCCCCATTTAACCTGCAGGACGTCACTCAAAGGGGGTGGCAAAGACCGTGACCAAGCAGCGAGTGGAGTCTCACTTTGACTTGGAACTCCGGGCAGCAGTGATGCATGACATCTTGGACATGATGCCCGAGGGCATCAAACAGAACAAAGCCAGGACGATCCTGCAGCACCTCAGTGAGGCCTGGCGCTGTTGGAAGGCCAACATTCCctggaaggtgtgtgtgtgtggctgttCATAAGTTCATCAGGTATCTTCCTCCTGTCATTCTGTTCCTGCCCCAGCTTCTCACTCTTCCATTCACTTATTTAGGTTCCGGGGTTGCCAACACCCATTGAAAACATGATCCTGCGCTATGTGAAGGCTAAGGCTGATTGGTGGACCAACACTGCCCATTACAACCGAGAGCGGATCCGCCGTGGGGCCACTGTGGACAAGACTGTTTGTAAGAAGAACTTGGGTCGGCTCACCCGACTCTATCTGAAGGCTGAACAGGAAAGACAACACAATTACCTAAAGGTGAGGACCCATGGGAGTAGAGCAGAATGTGGAAAGAGACTACAGGCATGTGGCCCAAGGTTGTGCCACTTTCTAGCACAGACTAGCATGTGGAATTGGATTTCTCTCTGCCCAGGATGGTCCGTACATCACAGCAGAAGAGGCAGTGGCTGTCTATACCACCACTGTGCATTGGCTGGAGAGCCGCAGATtctctcccatcccttttcccccacTGTCCTACAAGCATGACACCAAGCTACTTATCCTGGCCCTGGAACGGCTCAAGGAAGCCTATAGGTGAAGGTTTGGGGGGAACTGGGGGTGGGGCTGAGGGGGAGCTCCCTGGGACCTGGGTGAAAGAGCCTCATTTTCAGTCATTGACCCTTGTGCATCTGCTCTCATTGTCtggcctctcctctccttttatcAGTGTGAAGTCCCGTTTGAACCAATCCCAGAGGGAGGAGCTGGGCCTGATTGAGCAAGCCTATGATAACCCCCATGAGGCTCTGTCCCGCATTAAGCGTCACTTACTTACACAGAGAGCCTTCAAGGAGGTGAGTGGGATGTGGCTTTCCTTCATTCCTGGGGAGGGATCGTGGGAGGAGGGAAGTGCAGTGACCCCAGCTGGTTTGTACCCTGGTGTGAGTTTGACACCTTGCCCCACAGGTGGGCATTGAGTTCATGGACCTGTACAGTCATCTGGTACCTGTGTACGATGTGGAACCTCTCGAGAAGATCACAGATGCCTACTTAGACCAGTACCTGTGGTATGAAGCTGACAAACGCCGGCTTTTCCCTCCCTGGATCAAACCTGCTGATACAGAGCCACCTCCTCTGCTTGTGTATAAGTGGTGCCAAGGTGAGGCTCTTCTTGGGCTGCCCCAGGGAAGAAAGGGCAAATTTGGGTCCATTCCCAAAGCAGTCATCCAAGGGTGGGCTGTCTTCCTCCATTGTGCTGAGCCCCCGAATTGAAGGGCCTGGAAAACGGTCCCGGGCCTAATAGAGTCATCTCCTCCTCCCACTAGGCATCAATAATCTACAGGATGTGTGGGAGACAAGTGAGGGAGAGTGCAACGTCATGCTGGAGTCACGCTTTGAGAAGATGTATGAGAAGATTGACTTGACACTCCTGAACAGGCTCCTCCGCCTCATCGTGGACCACAACATTGCTGACTACATGACAGCCAAGAACAACGTGGTCATCAACTACAAGGCAGGCATAGAGTGGGCTGGTGGAGAGAGGCCCTGATGGCTGGGGACTGGAGGGTGGGCCTGGGCCAGCATTGTAATAGTCTGTTCTTCCTAGGATATGAACCACACGAATTCATATGGAATCATTCGAGGGCTCCAGTTTGCTTCCTTCATTGTGCAGTACTACGGGCTGGTAATGGACCTTCTTGTATTGGGCCTACACAGGGCCAGTGAGATGGCTGGGCCTCCTCAAATGCCCAACGACTTTCTTAGCTTTCAAGATATTGCCACAGAAGCTGCCCACCCCATCCGCCTCTTCTGTAGATATATTGACCGCATCCACATTTTCTTCAGGTATGTACTATCTTCCCTGCAGCTGGGTGGGGTGGTAGCCTCTGGCCCCAGGTGAGGAGGATGGGGCTTGGAGTCTCTTGTCTTGGGGCAGAGTAAGGACCACACCTAGGCTGAGTCATTGGGGTCCTGGCTGCTACAGGTTCACTGCAGATGAGGCCCGGGACTTGATCCAGCGCTACCTGACTGAGCACCCTGACCCCAACAATGAGAACATTGTGGGCTACAACAATAAGAAGTGCTGGCCCCGCGACGCTCGGATGCGCCTCATGAAGCATGACGTCAACTTGTGAGTTTGTGGGGAAGGCAAGTGGGACATCCCGGGTgagcaggaatggggaacctaGGCTGCTCCCTTGCTGGAAAGAGGGAGGCTTTGGGTCTTGGAGCTCGTCTCCCAGAGAAGGTCCTAACCCGGGAACCTGACTTCTGTGTCCTTCTGTGGACAGGGGCCGAGCAGTGTTCTGGGACATCAAAAACCGACTGCCGCGGTCAGTGACTACAGTGCAGTGGGAG is from Trichosurus vulpecula isolate mTriVul1 chromosome 7, mTriVul1.pri, whole genome shotgun sequence and encodes:
- the PRPF8 gene encoding pre-mRNA-processing-splicing factor 8 — its product is MAGVFPYRGPGTPVPGPLAPLPDYMSEEKLQEKARKWQQLQAKRYAEKRKFGFVDAQKEDMPPEHVRKIIRDHGDMTNRKFRHDKRVYLGALKYMPHAVLKLLENMPMPWEQIRDVPVLYHITGAISFVNEIPWVIEPVYISQWGSMWIMMRREKRDRRHFKRMRFPPFDDEEPPLDYADNILDVEPLEAIQLELDPEEDAPVLDWFYDHQPLRDSRKYVNGSTYQRWQFTLPMMSTLYRLANQLLTDLVDDNYFYLFDLKAFFTSKALNMAIPGGPKFEPLVRDINLQDEDWNEFNDINKIIIRQPIRTEYKIAFPYLYNNLPHHVHLTWYHTPNVVFIKTEDPDLPAFYFDPLINPISHRHSVKSQEPLPDDDEEFELPEFVEPFLKDTPLYTDNTANGIALLWAPRPFNLRSGRTRRALDIPLVKNWYREHCPAGQPVKVRVSYQKLLKYYVLNALKHRPPKAQKKRYLFRSFKATKFFQSTKLDWVEVGLQVCRQGYNMLNLLIHRKNLNYLHLDYNFNLKPVKTLTTKERKKSRFGNAFHLCREVLRLTKLVVDSHVQYRLGNVDAFQLADGLQYIFAHVGQLTGMYRYKYKLMRQIRMCKDLKHLIYYRFNTGPVGKGPGCGFWAAGWRVWLFFMRGITPLLERWLGNLLARQFEGRHSKGVAKTVTKQRVESHFDLELRAAVMHDILDMMPEGIKQNKARTILQHLSEAWRCWKANIPWKVPGLPTPIENMILRYVKAKADWWTNTAHYNRERIRRGATVDKTVCKKNLGRLTRLYLKAEQERQHNYLKDGPYITAEEAVAVYTTTVHWLESRRFSPIPFPPLSYKHDTKLLILALERLKEAYSVKSRLNQSQREELGLIEQAYDNPHEALSRIKRHLLTQRAFKEVGIEFMDLYSHLVPVYDVEPLEKITDAYLDQYLWYEADKRRLFPPWIKPADTEPPPLLVYKWCQGINNLQDVWETSEGECNVMLESRFEKMYEKIDLTLLNRLLRLIVDHNIADYMTAKNNVVINYKDMNHTNSYGIIRGLQFASFIVQYYGLVMDLLVLGLHRASEMAGPPQMPNDFLSFQDIATEAAHPIRLFCRYIDRIHIFFRFTADEARDLIQRYLTEHPDPNNENIVGYNNKKCWPRDARMRLMKHDVNLGRAVFWDIKNRLPRSVTTVQWENSFVSVYSKDNPNLLFNMCGFECRILPKCRTSYEEFTHKDGVWNLQNEVTKERTAQCFLRVDDESMQRFHNRVRQILMASGSTTFTKIVNKWNTALIGLMTYFREAVVNTQELLDLLVKCENKIQTRIKIGLNSKMPSRFPPVVFYTPKELGGLGMLSMGHVLIPQSDLRWSKQTDVGITHFRSGMSHEEDQLIPNLYRYIQPWESEFIDSQRVWAEYALKRQEAIAQNRRLTLEDLEDSWDRGIPRINTLFQKDRHTLAYDKGWRVRTDFKQYQVLKQNPFWWTHQRHDGKLWNLNNYRTDMIQALGGVEGILEHTLFKGTYFPTWEGLFWEKASGFEESMKWKKLTNAQRSGLNQIPNRRFTLWWSPTINRANVYVGFQVQLDLTGIFMHGKIPTLKISLIQIFRAHLWQKIHESIVMDLCQVFDQELDALEIETVQKETIHPRKSYKMNSSCADILLFASYKWNVSRPSLLADSKDVMDSTTTQKYWIDIQLRWGDYDSHDIERYARAKFLDYTTDNMSIYPSPTGVLIAIDLAYNLHSAYGNWFPGSKPLIQQAMAKIMKANPALYVLRERIRKGLQLYSSEPTEPYLSSQNYGELFSNQIIWFVDDTNVYRVTIHKTFEGNLTTKPINGAIFIFNPRTGQLFLKIIHTSVWAGQKRLGQLAKWKTAEEVAALIRSLPVEEQPKQIIVTRKGMLDPLEVHLLDFPNIVIKGSELQLPFQACLKVEKFGDLILKATEPQMVLFNLYDDWLRTISSYTAFSRLILILRALHVNNDRAKVILKPDKTTITEPHHIWPTLTDEEWIKVEVQLKDLILADYGKKNNVNVASLTQSEIRDIILGMEISAPSQQRQQIAEIEKQTKEQSQLTATQTRTVNKHGDEIITSTTSNYETQTFSSKTEWRVRAISAANLHLRTNHIYVSSDDIKETGYTYILPKNVLKKFICISDLRAQIAGYLYGVSPPDNPQVKEIRCIVMVPQWGTHQTVHLPGQLPQHEYLKEMEPLGWIHTQPNESPQLSPQDVTTHAKVMADNPSWDGEKTIIITCSFTPGSCTLTAYKLTPSGYEWGRQNTDKGNNPKGYLPSHYERVQMLLSDRFLGFFMVPAQASWNYNFMGVRHDPNMKYELQLANPKEFYHEVHRPSHFLNFALLQEGEVYSADREDLYA